One region of Wyeomyia smithii strain HCP4-BCI-WySm-NY-G18 chromosome 3, ASM2978416v1, whole genome shotgun sequence genomic DNA includes:
- the LOC129727399 gene encoding zinc finger protein 493-like isoform X2 encodes MLENWKSWCRLCANECTVFNLDSLEELNEIILKHFDFTLQEIGDVCHGICEECYNFVNKLDHFRERCLQTSKLLTELHAANDENLTESDVQDYRFRFLSDSIVSPEKEINGKNSIRTNPTESSVAASTSHQIAHVTKVEEQELVELEIEEISSHKIKDEAEELVEYDNETLTQDDFGDAVLDVVISEDSCKSEEETKLRRSKRPNGRRVETKHVEKTRYEPVDNAEIGIGCESCDKSFRTRSLYVYHLQSKHPDSKELSFSCSLCPKRFPSEKKAKVHEYVHLPNEKKVLHPCGFCDKKFSKLENVQAHIKAVHIGERPYICEECGKAFGTKGTLTQHQITHSDEKPFQCAYCPKKFKNLSRLKTHEDIHNDTLYVCPHCGLQLNTKRTLKMHMVVHSDQKRFKCQYCGNEYKRSKALKTHLLLHTGLRPYQCPFCEKTFANGSNCRSHKKKAHPKELAAMEASGVQTRTTNIPKLQQLQPNRGSFEHSV; translated from the exons atgcttgaaaattggAAGAGTTGGTGCCGTCTGTGCGCTAACGAGTGCACCGTCTTTAACTTGGATTCGCTGGAAGAATTGAACGAGATCATTTTGAAGCACTTTGATTTCACG CTCCAAGAGATCGGGGATGTCTGCCACGGTATCTGCGAGGAATGCTACAATTTCGTTAACAAATTAGATCACTTCAGAGAGCGTTGCTTGCAAACTAGTAAGCTGCTAACGGAACTGCATGCAGCAAACGACGAGAATTTGACTGAAAGTGATGTACAGGATTATAGGTTTCGGTTTTTAAGCGATTCAATAGTTTCACCGGAGAAAGAAATTAATGGTAAAAATAGTATACGGACTAATCCAACCGAATCATCTGTGGCAGCTTCGACCTCGCATCAAATTGCTCACGTTACAAAAGTTGAAGAGCAAGAGCTAGTTGAGCTGGAGATTGAGGAAATATCTTCGCATAAAATAAAAG ATGAAGCTGAGGAACTAGTGGAGTATGACAACGAAACTTTGACGCAGGATGATTTCGGAGATGCCGTTCTTGATGTGGTAATAAGTGAAGACAGCTGTAAATCGGAGGAAGAAACGAAACTCCGGAGATCCAAACGACCGAACGGACGTAGAGTGGAAACTAAGCATGTTGAAAAGACACGATATGAACCAGTTGATAATGCGGAAATCGGGATCGGCTGTGAGTCATGTGATAAAAGCTTTCGCACGCGTTCGCTCTATGTGTACCATCTTCAGTCGAAACATCCCGACTCGAAGGAACTTTCTTTCAGCTGCTCACTTTGTCCAAAGCGGTTTCCTTCAGAGAAGAAAGCTAAAGTGCACGAGTACGTGCATTTACCGAACGAAAAAAAGGTACTGCATCCGTGTGGTTTCTGTGATAAAAA ATTTagcaagcttgagaatgtacAAGCGCATATAAAAGCTGTTCATATAGGCGAACGTCCATATATTTGTGAAGAATGTGGCAAGGCCTTTGGAACAAAAGGAACTTTAACGCAGCACCAAATAACTCACAGTGATGAAAAACCTTTTCAATGTGCTTATTGtcctaaaaaattcaaaaatctatCTCGGTTGAAG ACACACGAGGATATCCACAATGACACACTCTACGTTTGTCCTCACTGTGGCCTACAGTTGAACACCAAACGTACCTTGAAAATGCATATGGTTGTGCATTCGGACCAAAAGAGGTTTAAGTGTCAGTACTGTGGTAATGAATACAAGCGATCTAAAGCACTAAAAACTCACCTGTTATTACATACTGGGTTGAGGCCGTATCAGTGTCCGTTTTGTGAGAAGACGTTCGCTAACGGTTCCAACTGCAGAAGTCACAAGAAAAAGGCACACCCCAAAGAACTGGCTGCGATGGAAGCTTCAGGCGTGCAAACGCGAACTACTAATATACCTAAGCTACAGCAACTGCAACCAAA TAGGGGATCATTCGAACACAGTGTCTGA
- the LOC129727399 gene encoding zinc finger protein weckle-like isoform X1, whose protein sequence is MLENWKSWCRLCANECTVFNLDSLEELNEIILKHFDFTLQEIGDVCHGICEECYNFVNKLDHFRERCLQTSKLLTELHAANDENLTESDVQDYRFRFLSDSIVSPEKEINGKNSIRTNPTESSVAASTSHQIAHVTKVEEQELVELEIEEISSHKIKDEAEELVEYDNETLTQDDFGDAVLDVVISEDSCKSEEETKLRRSKRPNGRRVETKHVEKTRYEPVDNAEIGIGCESCDKSFRTRSLYVYHLQSKHPDSKELSFSCSLCPKRFPSEKKAKVHEYVHLPNEKKVLHPCGFCDKKFSKLENVQAHIKAVHIGERPYICEECGKAFGTKGTLTQHQITHSDEKPFQCAYCPKKFKNLSRLKTHEDIHNDTLYVCPHCGLQLNTKRTLKMHMVVHSDQKRFKCQYCGNEYKRSKALKTHLLLHTGLRPYQCPFCEKTFANGSNCRSHKKKAHPKELAAMEASGVQTRTTNIPKLQQLQPKIVGDHSNTVSDANKPTTLAASSSPTRVVIEPHPAENVILPRNVRLVTAYFHSHSEPPPLNILANSTKSEPRMDTVTVGHVDSESATSQLPLAVADVVTLPPLQLISSNL, encoded by the exons atgcttgaaaattggAAGAGTTGGTGCCGTCTGTGCGCTAACGAGTGCACCGTCTTTAACTTGGATTCGCTGGAAGAATTGAACGAGATCATTTTGAAGCACTTTGATTTCACG CTCCAAGAGATCGGGGATGTCTGCCACGGTATCTGCGAGGAATGCTACAATTTCGTTAACAAATTAGATCACTTCAGAGAGCGTTGCTTGCAAACTAGTAAGCTGCTAACGGAACTGCATGCAGCAAACGACGAGAATTTGACTGAAAGTGATGTACAGGATTATAGGTTTCGGTTTTTAAGCGATTCAATAGTTTCACCGGAGAAAGAAATTAATGGTAAAAATAGTATACGGACTAATCCAACCGAATCATCTGTGGCAGCTTCGACCTCGCATCAAATTGCTCACGTTACAAAAGTTGAAGAGCAAGAGCTAGTTGAGCTGGAGATTGAGGAAATATCTTCGCATAAAATAAAAG ATGAAGCTGAGGAACTAGTGGAGTATGACAACGAAACTTTGACGCAGGATGATTTCGGAGATGCCGTTCTTGATGTGGTAATAAGTGAAGACAGCTGTAAATCGGAGGAAGAAACGAAACTCCGGAGATCCAAACGACCGAACGGACGTAGAGTGGAAACTAAGCATGTTGAAAAGACACGATATGAACCAGTTGATAATGCGGAAATCGGGATCGGCTGTGAGTCATGTGATAAAAGCTTTCGCACGCGTTCGCTCTATGTGTACCATCTTCAGTCGAAACATCCCGACTCGAAGGAACTTTCTTTCAGCTGCTCACTTTGTCCAAAGCGGTTTCCTTCAGAGAAGAAAGCTAAAGTGCACGAGTACGTGCATTTACCGAACGAAAAAAAGGTACTGCATCCGTGTGGTTTCTGTGATAAAAA ATTTagcaagcttgagaatgtacAAGCGCATATAAAAGCTGTTCATATAGGCGAACGTCCATATATTTGTGAAGAATGTGGCAAGGCCTTTGGAACAAAAGGAACTTTAACGCAGCACCAAATAACTCACAGTGATGAAAAACCTTTTCAATGTGCTTATTGtcctaaaaaattcaaaaatctatCTCGGTTGAAG ACACACGAGGATATCCACAATGACACACTCTACGTTTGTCCTCACTGTGGCCTACAGTTGAACACCAAACGTACCTTGAAAATGCATATGGTTGTGCATTCGGACCAAAAGAGGTTTAAGTGTCAGTACTGTGGTAATGAATACAAGCGATCTAAAGCACTAAAAACTCACCTGTTATTACATACTGGGTTGAGGCCGTATCAGTGTCCGTTTTGTGAGAAGACGTTCGCTAACGGTTCCAACTGCAGAAGTCACAAGAAAAAGGCACACCCCAAAGAACTGGCTGCGATGGAAGCTTCAGGCGTGCAAACGCGAACTACTAATATACCTAAGCTACAGCAACTGCAACCAAA GATAGTAGGGGATCATTCGAACACAGTGTCTGATGCGAATAAGCCCACGACGTTGGCCGCTTCGTCCAGCCCAACTCGCGTCGTAATCGAACCTCATCCAGCGGAGAATGTGATATTGCCGCGTAACGTACGACTGGTAACAGCCTATTTTCATTCTCATAGTGAACCGCCTCCGTTGAACATATTAGCAAATAGCACCAAAAGCGAACCACGAATGGATACGGTTACGGTCGGCCATGTAGATTCAGAATCTGCAACAAGCCAGCTGCCGTTGGCCGTTGCGGATGTAGTCACGTTGCCACCGTTACAGTTGATTTCTAGTAATCTCTAG